The following is a genomic window from Hymenobacter monticola.
GTATCTTCGGCCAACCAGTCGATTGTGCGCCGCGCCAGCGTGAGCACGGGCGTCCGCAACAACCCCACCCAGGCGACTTATAACATTGCCAACGAGTGGATGATGTACTCCACCGCCTTCAACGGCGCGGGCGGCACTTCTAACCCCGGTGGCCAGCTCTACGACCAGCTGGGCCAGCACAACGACTACGCCGGTCCTTACGGCGCCTACCAAACCACGCTGTCGAACAAGCTGAGCAAGTTCGACGCCAACATCAGTGTGTACCCCAACCCGGCTCACGGCACCGCCACGGTCGAAATCAAGGACGCCAAAGTGGGTAGCGTGACGGTGATGAACAACCTGGGCCAGCGCATTGGCGCTCAGGCCAAAGGCACCGGCCAGGAAAAGCTCACGCTCGACGTGTCGGCCCTGAAGCCCGGCCTGTACTTCGTGCAGGTTTGGAGCGTCGACGGCCAAACCAAAATCTACAAAGAGCTGGTGGTGCAATAAGCGCCCCGGTTTTAAGCTGGAAAAGGAGGGAAGCAATTCCCTCCTTTTTTTATGGGCGTATTTTTGCGGCCCGGCTGCCAGGGTCATCACGTCCTCTTTTCTGAGTTCTGGCTACTCAATACTTAATACTTGCTTTAACACATGCCCGACAACCTCACGCCCCTCAACGCCATCGGCGAATTCGCTTTGATTAACCGTCTGCAAGCCGGCCTCACGCTGCGCCAGCCCGGCTCGGTGCTGGGCATCGGCGACGACGCGGCCATCATCCGGCCCACCGCCGGCATGGAGCAGGTGATGACCACCGACTTGCTGGTGGAGGGCATTCATTTCGACCTCTCGTTCTGTCCCTTGCGGCACCTGGGCTACAAGGCCGTGGCCGTGAACGTGTCGGACGTGGCGGCCATGAACGCCCTGCCCACGCAGCTGGTGGTGGCCCTTTCGGTGGGCCCGCGCTTCACCGTGGAAGCCGTGGAAGAGCTGTATGCCGGCATGCGCCTGGCCTGCGAGGCCTACCACGTGGACCTGGTGGGCGGCGACACCACCGCCAGCCGCGGCGGCCTCACCCTGGCCGTGACGGTGCTGGGCGAAGTGCCCGCCGGCCAGGCGGCGCGCCGCAGCGGCGGCCAGCCCACCGACCTGCTGTGCGTGAGCGGCGACCTGGGCGGCGCCTTCCTGGGCCTGCAGGTGCTGGAGCGCGAAAAGCAAGCCTTCCTGGCCGACCCCGAAACCCAGCCCGAGCTGGCCAACTACGAGTACGTGGTGCAGCGCCAGCTCCGCCCCGAGGCCCGGCTCGACATCGTGCACGAGCTGCGCGAGCTGGGCATCCAACCCACCAGCATGATAGACGTTTCCGACGGGCTGGCCTCGGAGGTGTTGCACTTGTGCGCGGCCAGCGGCACGGGCGCCCGGGTGTTCAGCGAGTTTGTGCCCCTGGCCAACCCCACGCTGGAGGCCGCCGCCGAGTTCAACCTCGACCCCATCACCTGCGCCCTCAACGGCGGCGAGGACTACGAGCTGCTGTTCACGGTGCCCGTTACGGACCACGAGAAAATCAAAAACCACCCCGATATCACCATTCTCGGCCACCTCACCGACAAGGCCGACGGAGCCAATCTGATAACTAAAACCGGCCAGCCCATTCCGCTGAAAGCACAGGGCTGGACCAGCTTCTAGGCTGCTTCCAGGCGGTTTTTGGGGTTTGGGATTAACCTTCTTAAAGCGCTGCCGTTAGGAGGGCAATCAAAAATATTCAGCCGGCTGGCACGCTAATTGTCTTCCAGCTTTCATACCTGGAAATTTTTGCTTCCATTTTACCTTCTTCAGCCATGAAAAAGCTCCCTTATTTCCTCGCTCTGATTATCCTGCTGAGCACCGTATTCGGCTCAGCGCCCGCTAAAGCCCAGTGGAGCCCGCAAGCCAAGGGCGCCGTGATTGGCGGCCTGGGCGGTGCCGCTGCCGGTGCCATCATCAACAAGCGCAACCGGGCCGTGGGCGGCGTGGTGGGCGGCGTGGCCGGCGGTGCCATTGGCTACGGTGTGGGCAAGCACATCGACAATAAAAAGAAGCAGCGCGCTGCTGCCGCTGCCCAGCAACGTGCCGTAGCGGCCCGCGAAGCTGAGTATCGTCGCGAGCTGGCCCTGGCCCGCAACCGCAAAACGACCGTGACCACGACCAGCACCCAGCCTTCGGCCGTGCCGGTGAACAGCCTCACGGCTTCGGCAGCTCCCATGCCGGGCGCTGTGGCTCCGGCAGCGGTATCGAACACCTATCTGCCCAACCCGCACTACGGCGACGCTTCGAAGCCGTACTCAACCGAAGAAATTCGTCGGAAAAGCTGGTAACCCCGGAATCTTATAAAAAACAAACCCCGGGCGCCTGCGCCTGGGGTTTGTTACTTTTAGCCCGTGGGTGATGAGGCCCACTACCTTTTCTTCACCAACACCTTGGACTTATGAAATCCCTCCTTTGCAGCTTGTTTGTGGCCGTCGCGCTGAGCTCTTGTTCGAAAGCCGGCGACGCCGTGAATGTGCAAACCCTCGACCAGGACTTTATCAGCGCCTGGAACAGCCGCGACTCCGGCAAAATCACCGGCATGATGGCCGACGACGTGGCCTTTGTGCAGGGCAACGCCCACTGGAAGGGCAAAGACGAAGTGAGCCAGAAGTGGGTGAGCGCCACCATTGCCACCATCAGCAACCTGAAAACCAGCGTGAGCAGCAGCGGCACCGACGCCAACACAGCCTACGAGGCCGGCACCTTCTCGGTAGACGTGGCCCCCGCCGCACCCGGCGAGCCCGCCGGCTTTGGCGAAGGCAACTACATTTTCCTCTGGAAAAAAGCCGCCGACAATACCTGGAAGCTGAGCTACGCACAACTGGAAGACCTGCCGGTGCAGCGCCGGAATTAGATGGAGTGATGGCGCCAAGCGCCAAAGCAAACGTCATGCTGAGCGAAGCCGAAGCATCTCTACTGCGGATAGTAAATAATTACTTGCGCGGTAGAGATGCTTCGGCTTCGCTCAGCATGACGTTCTTTTTTATTAGGCTCCTACGTGGACTTTCTTAATCCTCTGGGTAGGGCACGAACACAAAGTTGGTGAACTCCTCATCCAGCACAAAGAGGCAGCAGAACTCATTGGGGTCTTTGTAGGTAGCCTGAAACGCCTCGACGCCCTCGGCACTGACGATGCCTTGCTGCACGAACAACTCCAGGTAGCTGGCGAAAACGTGCCACTCCAGCTGCATCTCGTCGGCGTTCACAAGCAGGCCGCCGAGGGGCACTTCCTGCTTGGCAAACACGAAAATGGGGTATTGGCTGATGTCGCGCTTGCGAATCTGGGCCGAGGCTTCGCCCAGCGTGTCGGACACCGTGGCGAAATCCTTGGTGATGGTGCCGAGGTATTTGCCGTTGAGTTCGGGGTCGTTGAAGTAGTCCATTTTATTATAGTGTCAAGCTAGGTTTAATCTTTCGACGGTACGGATGAATAGGGCCGTTTTCTCTCTACTGTCGCTCAAAAAGAAAGGTAGCCGTCCTTTCCCAGTGCTTTGATTCATGGTGTTTATATGTAACTCACCATCTTTTATCAGCACAACGACAACCTGACCAGTTCCTAGCCATTGGCTTGGAATCATAGCTTGAATTACGTGCTTATTATTCTGCTGAATGCTCCAACCCAGATGATTGAAAGCGGACTCGGCTAATTTTCTATTGCTGGCAAGATTCAAACCGGTTTCAAGTGGAGTTACCTCCCGTTCCTTAAGCAGGCAATAGATGCCATAGCCACAGAGTAGGCCGAATATGATAAACGCTGGAATGGCTTGCAGTCGGTTGCTGTCACTTGTCTCGATAAAAACAAACACAGCGCTGACAGCCCATATGGCAATACAGGGAAAAAGTCCGACAAAACCGCCGTACCAGTCAACATTTTTGGGCATTTTCCCCACGCGCATGGCGGTGCGGGCTTCTGCGGGCGTTAGCCAGACCATCTACTTCAACTCCAGCGCCACCACATTCTCCACGTGGTGGGTGTGCGGGAACATGTCCACCGGCTGCACGCGGGTCACTTTGTAGGCGGCATCCAGCAGCTCCAGGTCGCGGGCTTGGGTGGCGGGGTTGCAGCTGATGTACACGATGCGGGGGGCGCGCAGCTCCAGCAGGCGCTTCACCACGTCTTCGTGCATGCCGGCGCGTGGCGGGTCGGTAATGAGGACGTCGGGGCGGCCGTGGTGGGCGGTGAACTCGGCCGTGAGCACGTCCTTCATGTCGCCCGCAAAGAACTCCATGTTGGTGATGTTGTTGATTTCGGCGTTCACGTGGGCGTCGGCCACGGCCTGCTCCACGTACTCGACGCCGATGACCTTGCGGGCCTGCCGGGCCACGAAGCTGGCGATGGTGCCGGCGCCGGTGTAGAGGTCGTACACCAGCTCGTCGCCCTTGAGGTCGGCAAACTCGCGGGCCACTTTGTAGAGCTGGTGGGCGCCTTCGGAGTTGGTTTGGTAGAAGGACTTGGGGCCGATGCGGAAGCGCAGGCCTTCCATTTCCTCCTCGATGTAGGGCTTGCCCTTGTAGTTCACCACCTCCAGGTCGTGGAAGGTTTCGTTGCCCTTGTTGTTGAGGACGTAGTTGAGCGAGGTAATCTGCGGGAATTTCTCGTACACGGCATCCAGCAGCGGCTCGATGCTGTGGTGGGGCAGGTAGCACTGCAAAATCACCATGATTTCGCCGGTGGTCTGGGCCGTGCGGATGATGAGGTTGCGCAGGTTGCCGGTCTGGCGCACGATGTTGCCGAAACGCAGGTCCCGCTCCCGCGCGTAGTCGCGGATGAAGAGGCGGATTTCGTTGCTCGGCTCGGGCTGCAGGTGGCAGTGCTGCACGTCGATTATCTTGTCGAAGCGGGCCGGGGTGTGGAAGCCCAGCACCCGGCGGTCGTAGTGCTGGGTATCGTCGTTGATTTGCTCGTTCGTCAGCCAGCCCATGAAGCTGAAGGTGTACTCCAGCTTGTTGCGGTAGTAGGTGCGCTGGGGCGAGGGCAGAATCTGCTGGATTTCGGGCAGCGCCACTTTGCCGATGCGCTGCAAGGTGTCTTCCACCTGCTGCTGCTTGAAGCGCAGCTGCGAGTCGTAGCCCAGGTGCTGCCACTTGCAGCCCCCGCAGGTGCCGAAGTGCTGGCAAAACGGCGTGGTGCGCAGCTCGGAGTAGGCGTGGAAGTGCGTGGGCACGGCTTCCAGGAAATTCTTCTTGGCTTTGGTGACGCGCAAATCGACCACGTCGCCGGGGGCGACCTGCGACACGAAGATGACCAGATTTTCGATGCGCACCAGGCACTTGCCTTCGGCCACCATGTCCTGGATGGTGACGTTGCGGAGCAGCTCCGCGGGAATGTTTTTCATTCGGCTCATAAGGGTGCAAAACTACTCTCTGAACCACGGATTCGCTCGGATTTTTCGGATGCCACGGATTTTGTGGGCAATTGCAGGTGCCAGAGTTGCCATCGGGCAAACTCAACTTGCTACGCAGATTCCCAACAAAAAAGGCCACCCAAGCGGGTGGCCTTTTTGCTACTTAATTGCTCAGAAGACGTCTACGAAATCCGTGGCATCCGAAAAATCCGAGCGAATCCGTGGTTTATTTCACTACCTCGAACCAGTTTTTGATGCTGGTGCCGTTGGGCAGTTTCAGTAGGTAGAAGTACTGGCCGGCGGCAATGCTTGGGTCGTCGCCCCAGTTGTTCTGGTAGTTGGTGGTGCTGTACACCTCGCGGCCCCAGCGGTTGAACACAGTGAAGGTGTTGCCGGGGTAGAGGGCGATGTTGTCAATCACCAGCACGTCGTTCTGCCCGTCGCGGTTCGGCGTGATGATGTTGTACACCTTGGTGTCGCCGGAGAACTGCACAGTGGTTTCGTTCGAGTTGGAGGTGAAGTTCAGCGGGGTGCCGTTGATGAAGGCAATGACCCGGAATTTCTGCTCAAACCCGAAGCCCGAAGCCGTGGCATTGCCATCGGTATTTGAGATGGTGGCTTGCAGAACATTGCCCGGCACGCGGAGCACTTCGGTCCCGGCGTTGGCATCCAAGCGGCGAACGATGATGTATTCGCTAACCGTGGCTCCTGCATAAGCATTCCAGCTCAGGGCCACGCTGCCTTGGTTGCGGCCGCCCGTGCCGGGCGAGGCCACGGCCACCAGGCGCACCGTCTGCACCACCGAGCTCGAAATGAGGTTGCCGCAGCCGTTGGTCAGGTCGAGGCGGTACTCGTAGGTGTTGGCGTTGGCATCCACGTTGGTGGCATCGGTGTAAGTAATCGACGATACCGGCGTTTGGCCCACGGCCACGAATGCCCCGCTGCCCGCCACGCGGCGCATGATTTGCACCTGGTTGGGGGTGTTGGTGGCGCCCGTAGTGCGCAGCGTCAGCACAATGCGGTTGTTGCTGGCAATGTCGACCGAGCCCAGCGTGAGCGCAATGCCGGGGCTGTCGAACAGCACCGTGCGGGTGGCGGCAGCGCTGGGGCAGGAGGCCGGGCTGGCACTCACTTCCTGCACGCTCACCGAGTACGGGCCCGTGGCATTGAAGCGCACCGTGACGGTGCTGGCCGTGAGCGGCGTGGAGGTGATGGTGCCGCCCACGATGGTCCACTGATAGCTGGCGCCCGGGGTGGGGTTAGCCACGGCGTACTGCTGGGTCTGGGCCACGTTGCACACAAAGCCCGAGCCCGAGATGACGGGCGTGGCCGGCGTGGGGTTCACGGTGAAGGGAGCCGTGTAGAGCGGGCCTGCGCAGCCGGCCGAAGTGGTTTCCTGCACCGTGAGGGTGTAGTTGCCGGGGGCGGGCAGCGTGTTCAGGGTGCGGGTGCTGCCGGTACCGACCAGCGTGGTGCCGCTCAGGATGAAGCTATAGGTCGAGCCCGTGAAGCCGCCCGGCAGGGCAAACGTGACGGGGCCGCTGCCCTGGCACACCCGTGCCGGAGCGGTGATGGTCAGGTTGGTGCGCGGCGAGGGGTTGATGAGCACGCGCAGCGTATCGGACGTGCCCAGGCAGCGCACGCCGCTTGCGGGGTTGCTGGTTTCCGTCACCACAATCTTGCCGATGGTGGGCGTCGTCACCGGGGCCCAGTTCACCGTCACCGTGTTCTGGAAAGTGCTCACCTGCGTGCCGCCGATGATGGTCCAGCCATACGTCGAGCCGTTGGCAAACGAGCCACTGGTGTAGGTGTAGGGGCCATCGGCCTGGCACACCGAGCGGGGCAGCGGCGCCACGGCCACCACGTCGCCGGGGCCGGTGGGGCGCACCGTTTGCAGGCGCGGGTTAATGACGATGGGCAGCGTGGTCGTGTCCGAAGAGCAGCCCTGGGCGTTCAGGCGGAACACCTTCACGTAGCCGCCCGTTTGGGCCGGGCCCCAGTTCACGGTGATGGCCGCTGTGCCCTGACCGGTGGCAATGGTGCCGCCGTTAACCAGCCAGGTATAAGCAGTGCCGGCCGGCGTGGGCACCGAGTAGGCAATGCCCGTCACGGTGGGGCATACCGAAGCCGGGCCCACGATGGACTCCGGTGCCGGGCGCGGGTTGATGGTCACGACCACCGTGCTGGTGCTTACGCAGCCGCTGGCGGTGGTGGCCGTCAGGGTGTAGGTGCGGGTGATGGGGGTGGTTCCGGTGTTCACGCCCAGCAGCACGGGCTGGGCCACGGTGGCACTGCTCAGGTTGGTGGCCGGGCT
Proteins encoded in this region:
- a CDS encoding YybH family protein, which translates into the protein MKSLLCSLFVAVALSSCSKAGDAVNVQTLDQDFISAWNSRDSGKITGMMADDVAFVQGNAHWKGKDEVSQKWVSATIATISNLKTSVSSSGTDANTAYEAGTFSVDVAPAAPGEPAGFGEGNYIFLWKKAADNTWKLSYAQLEDLPVQRRN
- the rlmD gene encoding 23S rRNA (uracil(1939)-C(5))-methyltransferase RlmD; the encoded protein is MKNIPAELLRNVTIQDMVAEGKCLVRIENLVIFVSQVAPGDVVDLRVTKAKKNFLEAVPTHFHAYSELRTTPFCQHFGTCGGCKWQHLGYDSQLRFKQQQVEDTLQRIGKVALPEIQQILPSPQRTYYRNKLEYTFSFMGWLTNEQINDDTQHYDRRVLGFHTPARFDKIIDVQHCHLQPEPSNEIRLFIRDYARERDLRFGNIVRQTGNLRNLIIRTAQTTGEIMVILQCYLPHHSIEPLLDAVYEKFPQITSLNYVLNNKGNETFHDLEVVNYKGKPYIEEEMEGLRFRIGPKSFYQTNSEGAHQLYKVAREFADLKGDELVYDLYTGAGTIASFVARQARKVIGVEYVEQAVADAHVNAEINNITNMEFFAGDMKDVLTAEFTAHHGRPDVLITDPPRAGMHEDVVKRLLELRAPRIVYISCNPATQARDLELLDAAYKVTRVQPVDMFPHTHHVENVVALELK
- the thiL gene encoding thiamine-phosphate kinase — translated: MPDNLTPLNAIGEFALINRLQAGLTLRQPGSVLGIGDDAAIIRPTAGMEQVMTTDLLVEGIHFDLSFCPLRHLGYKAVAVNVSDVAAMNALPTQLVVALSVGPRFTVEAVEELYAGMRLACEAYHVDLVGGDTTASRGGLTLAVTVLGEVPAGQAARRSGGQPTDLLCVSGDLGGAFLGLQVLEREKQAFLADPETQPELANYEYVVQRQLRPEARLDIVHELRELGIQPTSMIDVSDGLASEVLHLCAASGTGARVFSEFVPLANPTLEAAAEFNLDPITCALNGGEDYELLFTVPVTDHEKIKNHPDITILGHLTDKADGANLITKTGQPIPLKAQGWTSF